The segment GGCCAACAAGCCGATGCGTTTGGAGCCAACAAGGGGAACAGCAACATCATCATAGACCATTGCTCCATGAGCTGGGCTACGGATGAAAGCGCGTCGTTTTACCGCAATAAGAATTTTACCCTGCAGTGGAGCATCATCTCTGAAAGCCTGAATGCCTCTGTGCACGCAAAAGGTGACCATGGATATGGCGGCATCTGGGGAGGAATGGGGGCTTCTTTCCACCACAACTTACTGGCCAGCCACAACAGCAGAATGCCCCGGTTCAGCGGGTCAAGCACCACACCTAACTCCCCAGATGAATTGGTAGATTTTACCAATAATGTGGTCTACAACTGGGGCCAGAACAATACCTATGGCGGCGAGAAAGGCCGCTACAACATGGTCAACAATTACTACAAAGCCGGCCCGGCGACTACTCCTTCTAAAAAGGACCGTATCGTAAACCCATCCGCCCCGTTCGGGAAGTTTTATGTGGCAGGTAATTATGTAGATGGTTTTCCGGCTATCACAAAAGACAACTGGGCAGGTGGTGTGCAGCCTGATCAAAAGGATTCGCTTACCGTCTTAAAGGCCGCTACACCGTATGAGGTTGCCTCTATCAACGTGCAGGAGCCGCAAGCTGCTTTTGAAGCCGTGTTAAACAGTGCCGGAGCCAGTTTAAAGCGGGATGCCGTTGATGCCCGCGTAGTGCAGGAGGTAAGAACAGGCAAGTCAACCAATGGGAAAAAGAAGAACGGGATCATTGACACCCCGGAAGAAGCGGGAGGTTACCCCGTGTTGAAATCTGCCGCCGCCCCGGCTGACAAAGACCAGGACGGCATGCCAGATGCGTGGGAGGTAGCCCAAAAGCTGAACCCAGCCAGCGCCAGTGATGCCGCCGCTTTCACCCTTGACAAGCAATATTCTAATGTGGAGGTGTATTTAAACAGCCTTGTGAAATAGTACCCCAATGAAAAAGTGGATGCCTTTTTTGTTTCTGATGTTCGTTGGCATTCTGGCGCATGCCCAGCAGAGAAAGCTGGTGGTGGCGCAGGATGGGAGCGGGGACCATACATCCATCCAGTCTGCGGTAGATGCTATTCCGGCCTTCCCCAATGAGCGCATTGAGATTCATATCAAGAACGGCACGTACCGCGAGAAGCTGGTGATTTCCTCTTGGAAGACCAACCTCTCCTTCATTGGCGAAGACAGAGACAAAACCATTATCGTCTGGAACGACTACTCAGGCAAGGGCAACATCAACACCTTCACGTCTTACACCGTGCTGGTGCAGGGAAATGAATTCAAAGCCGAGAACCTCACCTTCCAGAACGATGCCGGTCCGGTAGGGCAGGCGGTGGCGCTGCACGTAGAGGCCGACCGCTGCGTGTTCCGGAACTGCCGTATTCTGGGTGACCAGGATACCATTTATGCCGGGGTTGATAACAGCCGCCAATATTACAAAGACTGCTACATTGAAGGTACTACAGACTTCATTTTTGGCCCAGCCACGGTGGTGTTTGAGGATTGTACCATTCATTGTAAGAAGAACTCCTACATCACGGCCGCCTCAACCCCGCAAAACCAACCCTATGGGTTTGTGTTCCTGAACTGCAAAATAACCACCGCCGCTCCTGAGGCAACTAAAGTGTATTTGGGCAGACCGTGGAGGCCTTATGCCCAAACAGTTTTCCTGAACACGGAACTTGGGGCGCACATCCGCCCGGAGGGCTGGCACAACTGGAATAAGCCCGATGCCGAGAAAACCACTTTGTACGCCGAGTACAAATCCAAAGGACCAGGAGCCGCTCCGGATAAACGGGTGGGCTGGTCTAAGCAGCTTTCCAGGAAAGAAGCCAAAAAATACAAACCAGAACTGGTGCTGGCCGGTCAGGACAAATGGAACCCCAGCAAGTAAGGCTTCGGCCTCAAAGTAGATTAAAAGAATTCCCTCATTCGCTTATCAAGAACTAGACTCAAAGCCATATGAAATTCAGCCAAATTGCCTTTTTCGCGCTCGCCCTGTTTACTCTGGCGTGTAGCTCAAGCAAGTCAACTTCTTCTTCCTCTTCCGGGACTAGTGCCGTGTCTCCTTCAGGAAAACCCTATTCTGTGTGGATGGCCGATTCTGAGATGAAGCGTAGCCCGCAAGGCTGGATGATTGATTTCCGCCCCGAGCCTAAGTGGGATTACACCCAAGGGCTTTTCGCAAGTGCTCTGGAAAGAGTCTGGAAAAAGACCGGTGACCGTAAGTACTTCAACTACATCAAAGCCTTCGCTGATACCATGATTACGGAGGACGGCACCATTAAAACCTACAAAAAGTCTGACTACAACATTGACCGCGTAAACCCGGGTAAATTCCTGATTGCGCTCTACAAAGAAACCGGTCAGCGAGAATACAGAATTGCCATTGACGAGTTGCGCGACCAAATGCGCACGCACCCCAGAACGTCTGAAGGCGGTTTCTGGCACAAGAAAATTTATCCGCACCAAATGTGGCTGGATGGTTTGTACATGGCCTCCCCGTTCCTGGCGCAATACGGTGCTAATTTCAATGAGCCGCAGTTATTCAGTGAAGTAGCCAAGCAGATCAAACTGGTAGACAAGTACACCTACGTAAAAGAGAAAAACCTCTTCTATCATGGTTGGGACGAAAAACGCGAGCAGAAATGGGCTGATCCTAAAACCGGATTGTCGCCAAATGTTTGGGGACGCGCCATGGGTTGGTACGCCATGGCTTTGGTTGATGTCTTAGACTTTATTCCTGAGAACCACCCGGAAAGAGAAGACATTCTGAAAATCACTCAGAAAATGGCGGGCTCCATTGCCCAATACCAAGATCCTAAAACCGGTTTATGGTGGCAGGTAGTGGACCAGGGTGGCAGAGAAGGCAATTACCGCGAGGGATCGGCCTCCAGCATGTTCACTTATTTTTTAGTAAAAGCGGCTAAGAAAGGCTACATAGACCAGAAGTACATGGACAACGCGCGTCGCGGCTACAATGGCATCCTGGAAAACCTCATCAAGAAAAATTCAGACGGAACCATCAGCATTACACAGGTTTGCGCGGTGGCAGGACTGGGCGGTACGCCGTACCGCGATGGTACCTATGAATACTATATCAACGAGGAGAAGCGCGACAATGACCCCAAAGCCGTGTCGCCGTTCATCATGGCCGCGTTGGAGTTTGAGGAAATGGGCAAAGCTGCGGCTTCTAAATCGGCTTCTAAATAAGGATAGGCATGACGTTCAAGAAGCCTTTTCTGGTGCTGGCCTTGCTTTTCGGAGCTTTACTGGTGCAGGCACAGAAATATGATT is part of the Rufibacter tibetensis genome and harbors:
- a CDS encoding pectate lyase family protein; amino-acid sequence: MKIRNNIFTSTSLGLVIQLAAFSGCAQKVATTPATPTPPTMQAPAPTASTAGSVSTNAGQERQEQSNVLAFPGAEGFGKFTTGGRGGQVVVVTNLNDEGPGSLREAIRKKGPRIIVFAVSGNIELVSPLDINNGDLTIAGQSAPGDGICLKNYQVSIKADNVIVRYLRFRLGNKAGQQADAFGANKGNSNIIIDHCSMSWATDESASFYRNKNFTLQWSIISESLNASVHAKGDHGYGGIWGGMGASFHHNLLASHNSRMPRFSGSSTTPNSPDELVDFTNNVVYNWGQNNTYGGEKGRYNMVNNYYKAGPATTPSKKDRIVNPSAPFGKFYVAGNYVDGFPAITKDNWAGGVQPDQKDSLTVLKAATPYEVASINVQEPQAAFEAVLNSAGASLKRDAVDARVVQEVRTGKSTNGKKKNGIIDTPEEAGGYPVLKSAAAPADKDQDGMPDAWEVAQKLNPASASDAAAFTLDKQYSNVEVYLNSLVK
- a CDS encoding pectinesterase family protein; the protein is MKKWMPFLFLMFVGILAHAQQRKLVVAQDGSGDHTSIQSAVDAIPAFPNERIEIHIKNGTYREKLVISSWKTNLSFIGEDRDKTIIVWNDYSGKGNINTFTSYTVLVQGNEFKAENLTFQNDAGPVGQAVALHVEADRCVFRNCRILGDQDTIYAGVDNSRQYYKDCYIEGTTDFIFGPATVVFEDCTIHCKKNSYITAASTPQNQPYGFVFLNCKITTAAPEATKVYLGRPWRPYAQTVFLNTELGAHIRPEGWHNWNKPDAEKTTLYAEYKSKGPGAAPDKRVGWSKQLSRKEAKKYKPELVLAGQDKWNPSK
- a CDS encoding glycoside hydrolase family 88/105 protein, with the translated sequence MKFSQIAFFALALFTLACSSSKSTSSSSSGTSAVSPSGKPYSVWMADSEMKRSPQGWMIDFRPEPKWDYTQGLFASALERVWKKTGDRKYFNYIKAFADTMITEDGTIKTYKKSDYNIDRVNPGKFLIALYKETGQREYRIAIDELRDQMRTHPRTSEGGFWHKKIYPHQMWLDGLYMASPFLAQYGANFNEPQLFSEVAKQIKLVDKYTYVKEKNLFYHGWDEKREQKWADPKTGLSPNVWGRAMGWYAMALVDVLDFIPENHPEREDILKITQKMAGSIAQYQDPKTGLWWQVVDQGGREGNYREGSASSMFTYFLVKAAKKGYIDQKYMDNARRGYNGILENLIKKNSDGTISITQVCAVAGLGGTPYRDGTYEYYINEEKRDNDPKAVSPFIMAALEFEEMGKAAASKSASK